The genomic DNA GCCCAGCATGGCGGCTGCCTCGCTGGCGCCGAAGTGCTCGAGGCGGAACTGGTCCCAGGCGTCGGTGCCCTGCACCAGGTCGTGTGTTTGCTTCATGGTGGTGGTCTTTCAGGCGTTGAGTTCGGCGCGGCGCTTGTCGAAGAGCTCGCCCAGTTCGGTGCGGTGCACGGTGTTGCCCACCTCCTTGATGAGGTCGGCGGCGACGTTGAGTGCGTCTTCGGTCGTAGCCTTGTTCAGCTGCTCGGCCACGTGCGCGAAGGTCAGGCCGGTAGTTGCGCTATCGGCGGCCGGCTTGCGGATGGCGGCGATCTGCTCGTCGCTCAGGAGGAACTTGGTGCGCGCCTTATTAATGACCTGGTCGGGCTTGGCGCGACCGTCGGCGATGGCGGCACGCCACTCAGGCAGCCGCTGCGCAAAGAGGTCAGCTGGCCAGCACGCAGGCGCGGCCGGAGGTGGCGGTGCGCTGGTGCGCTTCTGCTCGTCGGTTTCATCGCCACCGCCACCACCGCGCCCGTCATCGTCGGCATCGTCCTTGGTGGCCAGCCCGGTGGCGGCGAGCAGCGTGTAGCGCTGCAGGTAGGTGATGGTCGATGCGACCTGCTGGATGCCGTTCTTCTTGCCACTGCTGTCGGGCGAGCCGTCGAGCGAAACGGATTCGCTATGGCCCAGGCGGTGCGTGATCGTGCAGATCACCACGATGCGGCCGCCGCCCTGCTGCAGGTCCCAGCGATGGGAAAGGCCGTGGCGCGCCATGGCCGGCACCACCACGTCGGTGATGTGCGACAGCTCGGCGTGCTTGTAGCCAACGAAGTCGCCGTCCTTCGTCGTATAGCCGACGTGCTTGCGCTTGAAGATCTCCAGCGGCTCGGCCTTGAAGTCGGCCATGGCCTTCACGAAGGCCTTGCGCGCTTCGTTGGCTTCCCAGCGCTCCTGCAGCTTCATCGCGCTCTCGACCAGTTCGAGCGACGCGCCGCGGCCGAGCGCGGTGAGCATCATCCCGAAGGGCGAAGCTTCGGCAGGCATGGTGCTGGCCAGCGCGCCGCCGGATTGGACGGAGGGAACCGGAGCGGCTGCGCGCTCGACGGGTTCGAGGTCGAGGACGCGTGCGTCTTCGATGGTGGTTGCGTTCACGGGTAGGCCTTTCAGCGGAAGAAGGTGAGAAGGAAATCGGGGTGGAAAAAGGCGAGGTAGCCGACCAGGGCCGCACAGGCGGCGGAGACGCGGATCCAGATCAGCACCAGCTGCAGCAGCTCGTCGATGGCGTTGCATGACGGCGCGACGGGCTCCGGCGTGTCGTCGGGGAAGTAGTGGGGGCGTGCGCGGCTCATCGACTGCCTCACTGGAAGTTGTTGAAGGCGATGGCTGCCACGACGCCGATCACGCCGACGACGTAGAGGGCGATGTCGGCCGCGCGGTGCGGGCGCGCCGGCTCCGGCAGCGGCACGATCACGCCGCCGATTGCGGCAGGGCCGAAGGCTTGCTCCAGCGTGCGAGGGCACGGCGTGGTGCGCTCGTGTGTCGCGTCGACCTTGCCGACGAACTGGGCCGGCGCAGAGAGCGGGGTGTGAATCAGACTGTGCACGTGGTCCTCGCTTTCACGGCGGCCACGACGGCGGCGCACTGCGCCACGTCGAACCAACCGATATGGCATTGCTCGACATCAGCGATGCCAAGCGCGCGGGCAAGCCAGGCATACGCCTCGCTGCGCGACATCGGGCCGTCCTGCCAGAGTGGGTTGAAGGCGTCCTTGGCGGCGCTGCGCGCGCGCCGGATCTCGGGCGTGGCCAGGGT from Variovorax sp. V93 includes the following:
- a CDS encoding ERF family protein → MNATTIEDARVLDLEPVERAAAPVPSVQSGGALASTMPAEASPFGMMLTALGRGASLELVESAMKLQERWEANEARKAFVKAMADFKAEPLEIFKRKHVGYTTKDGDFVGYKHAELSHITDVVVPAMARHGLSHRWDLQQGGGRIVVICTITHRLGHSESVSLDGSPDSSGKKNGIQQVASTITYLQRYTLLAATGLATKDDADDDGRGGGGGDETDEQKRTSAPPPPAAPACWPADLFAQRLPEWRAAIADGRAKPDQVINKARTKFLLSDEQIAAIRKPAADSATTGLTFAHVAEQLNKATTEDALNVAADLIKEVGNTVHRTELGELFDKRRAELNA